A single region of the Aeromonas hydrophila subsp. hydrophila ATCC 7966 genome encodes:
- a CDS encoding thymidine kinase, translating to MASLHYKFATMNSGKSTQLIQAHFNYLERGMHPLAMTPAIDDRFGVGVISARVGLELRVEVFSDSCDLFEMVKARHAERHIDVFIVDEAQFLTKEQVYQLARIVDEQDIPVIAYGLKTDFRGELFPGSYHLLCLADKFEELKSICWCGNKAHMNSRVNEAGQVMRDGEQVEIGGNDRYVSLCRKHYLEGRAFK from the coding sequence ATGGCTTCACTGCACTACAAGTTTGCCACCATGAATTCAGGCAAATCGACCCAGCTCATTCAGGCGCACTTCAATTATCTGGAGCGGGGCATGCATCCCTTGGCCATGACACCCGCCATCGACGACCGTTTCGGGGTCGGGGTGATCAGTGCCCGGGTGGGGTTGGAGCTGAGAGTCGAGGTGTTCAGCGATAGCTGCGATCTGTTCGAGATGGTAAAAGCCCGCCATGCCGAGCGGCACATCGACGTGTTCATCGTCGATGAAGCCCAGTTCCTGACCAAGGAGCAGGTCTATCAGCTGGCCCGCATCGTCGACGAGCAGGACATTCCGGTGATCGCCTACGGCCTCAAGACCGATTTTCGTGGCGAGCTGTTTCCCGGCTCCTACCACCTGCTCTGCCTGGCCGACAAGTTCGAGGAGCTGAAAAGCATCTGCTGGTGCGGCAACAAGGCGCACATGAACTCCCGGGTCAATGAAGCCGGCCAGGTGATGCGCGATGGTGAGCAGGTGGAGATCGGCGGCAATGATCGTTATGTCTC